From a region of the Thermus caldilimi genome:
- a CDS encoding Glu/Leu/Phe/Val family dehydrogenase gives MKSEPLSYLGKDGGPWEIFTEQVDRVVPYLGRYAPLAESLKRPKRVLIVDVPIHLDDGTVAYFEGYRVHHNTARGPAKGGVRYHPEVTLSEVMALAAWMTIKNAAVGLPYGGGKGGIRVDPKKLSPGELERLTRRYTSEIGILLGPDRDIPAPDVNTGEREMAWMMDTFSMNVGRTVPGVVTGKPIALGGSLGRRDATGRGVFVTARAAAEKTGLPIEGSRVILQGFGNVGNAAARIFHDHGARIIAVQDHTGTIYNEAGIDPYDLLKHVVESGGVRGYPKAEPLPNPEFWAVPAEFLIPAALEKQITEQNAWRIQAKIIAEGANGPTTPAADDILLEKGVLVVPDVIANAGGVTVSYFEWVQDFNSYFWTEEEINARLERVLRNAFEAVWQVSQEKKIPLRTAAYVVAATRVLEARALRGLYP, from the coding sequence ATGAAGAGCGAACCCCTTTCTTACCTAGGCAAGGACGGCGGCCCCTGGGAGATCTTCACCGAGCAGGTGGACCGGGTGGTTCCCTACCTGGGGCGGTATGCCCCCTTGGCGGAAAGCCTTAAGAGGCCCAAGCGGGTCCTGATCGTGGATGTGCCCATCCATCTGGACGACGGCACCGTGGCCTATTTTGAGGGCTACCGGGTCCACCACAACACCGCCCGGGGCCCTGCCAAGGGCGGGGTGCGCTACCACCCCGAGGTGACCCTTTCCGAGGTGATGGCCCTGGCCGCCTGGATGACCATTAAGAATGCCGCCGTGGGCCTGCCCTATGGGGGCGGCAAGGGGGGTATTCGGGTGGACCCCAAGAAGCTTTCCCCGGGGGAGCTGGAGCGCCTGACCCGCCGCTACACCTCGGAGATCGGGATCCTTTTGGGCCCGGATCGGGACATCCCTGCTCCCGATGTGAACACCGGGGAACGGGAGATGGCCTGGATGATGGACACCTTTTCCATGAACGTGGGCCGCACGGTGCCGGGGGTGGTGACGGGGAAGCCTATTGCCCTGGGGGGTTCCTTGGGAAGGCGGGATGCCACGGGCCGCGGGGTCTTCGTCACCGCCAGGGCGGCGGCGGAGAAGACAGGCCTTCCCATAGAAGGAAGCCGGGTCATCCTCCAGGGCTTTGGCAACGTGGGGAACGCTGCTGCCCGCATCTTCCACGACCACGGGGCCCGGATCATCGCCGTCCAGGACCACACGGGCACCATTTACAACGAGGCGGGGATTGACCCTTATGACCTTCTCAAGCACGTGGTGGAGTCCGGGGGGGTGCGGGGTTACCCCAAGGCCGAGCCCCTGCCCAACCCGGAGTTCTGGGCCGTGCCCGCAGAGTTCCTCATCCCTGCGGCTTTGGAGAAGCAGATCACCGAGCAGAACGCCTGGCGCATCCAGGCCAAGATCATTGCCGAGGGGGCCAACGGCCCCACCACCCCAGCCGCCGACGACATTCTCCTGGAGAAGGGGGTTCTGGTGGTGCCCGATGTCATCGCCAACGCCGGGGGTGTCACGGTGAGCTACTTCGAGTGGGTGCAGGACTTCAACTCCTACTTCTGGACGGAGGAAGAGATCAACGCTCGTCTGGAACGGGTCCTTAGGAACGCCTTCGAGGCGGTGTGGCAAGTGAGCCAGGAGAAAAAGATTCCCTTGCGCACGGCGGCCTATGTGGTGGCGGCTACCCGGGTCCTCGAGGCCCGGGCCCTCAGGGGGCTTTACCCCTAG
- a CDS encoding Glu/Leu/Phe/Val family dehydrogenase produces MAIPAYRSPEDPGLWEAFLERLAKTLRVAAIHPTTVEYLAHPKRLVTVSLPVVMDDGKVRVFQGYRVVHDIARGPAKGGVRIHPKVTLGQTAGLAAWMTLKAAVYDLPFGGAAGGIAADPRLLSRRELERLVRRYTAELVNLIGPDTDILGPDLGTDQQVMAWIMDTYSMTVGSTVPGVVTGKPHALGGSEGRDDAAGLGVALVLKELAGRRGLPLEGARVAVQGFGQVGGSFALHAEGMGLKVVAVSTGRGVMYEEGGLDVAEALRHYEATGELPRYDLAPEELFALDVDYLVLAALEGALNGDTVKAVRAKVVLEAANFGLTLEGEAYLLGKGVLVVPDLLTGGGGLLASYLEWVQDLNMFFWSEEEVRQSFAKSVAKAVAEVCDRAEFHSTDLRTGAMALALERVNEATRLRGVYP; encoded by the coding sequence ATGGCTATTCCCGCATACAGGTCCCCGGAGGACCCAGGCCTCTGGGAGGCCTTCCTGGAGCGATTGGCAAAGACCTTAAGGGTGGCGGCGATCCACCCCACCACGGTGGAGTACCTGGCTCACCCCAAGCGCCTGGTCACGGTTTCCCTGCCCGTGGTCATGGACGACGGGAAGGTGCGGGTTTTCCAGGGCTATCGGGTGGTGCACGATATCGCCCGGGGGCCCGCCAAGGGGGGGGTGAGGATTCACCCCAAGGTAACCCTGGGCCAGACGGCGGGCCTGGCTGCCTGGATGACCTTGAAGGCTGCCGTTTACGATCTTCCCTTTGGCGGGGCGGCGGGGGGGATCGCCGCCGACCCCAGGCTCCTTTCCCGCAGGGAGCTGGAACGCCTGGTGCGCCGTTACACCGCTGAGCTGGTCAACCTGATCGGGCCCGACACCGACATCTTGGGCCCCGACCTTGGGACCGACCAGCAGGTGATGGCCTGGATCATGGACACCTACTCCATGACCGTGGGCTCCACGGTGCCGGGGGTGGTGACGGGGAAGCCCCACGCCCTGGGAGGAAGCGAGGGCCGGGACGATGCCGCTGGGCTCGGGGTGGCCCTGGTGCTCAAGGAGCTTGCCGGGCGCCGGGGGCTTCCCCTGGAAGGGGCCAGGGTGGCGGTGCAGGGCTTCGGCCAGGTGGGGGGCAGTTTCGCCTTGCATGCCGAAGGGATGGGCCTGAAGGTGGTGGCGGTGTCCACGGGGCGGGGGGTCATGTACGAAGAGGGAGGGCTGGATGTGGCCGAGGCCCTCCGCCATTACGAGGCCACAGGGGAGCTTCCCCGCTACGACCTTGCCCCGGAGGAGCTTTTCGCCTTGGATGTGGACTACCTGGTCCTAGCCGCCCTCGAGGGGGCCTTGAACGGGGACACAGTCAAGGCGGTGCGGGCCAAGGTGGTGCTGGAGGCCGCCAACTTCGGCCTGACCCTCGAGGGGGAGGCTTACCTCCTAGGTAAGGGCGTCTTGGTGGTGCCGGACCTCCTCACGGGGGGCGGGGGGCTTCTGGCAAGCTACCTGGAATGGGTACAGGATCTTAACATGTTCTTCTGGAGCGAGGAGGAAGTGCGGCAGAGCTTTGCTAAGAGCGTGGCCAAGGCGGTGGCCGAGGTGTGCGATCGGGCCGAGTTCCATTCCACCGACCTGCGTACCGGGGCCATGGCCCTGGCTCTGGAGCGGGTCAACGAAGCCACCCGGCTCCGCGGCGTTTACCCTTAG
- a CDS encoding polyprenyl synthetase family protein — MTVLADLEAPLLRFEEALSELVQSDVLFVRLIHQDLVTAGGKRIRPRLVFLASRALGGAPFEMELALAVELLHSATLLHDDLIDDAETRRGKEAAFRRYGNAVSVLSGDFLLSRLLHVIAKTGRMELVERFAQVAKTLSEGEVLQFQVAALEDYSLEIYERIITAKTAVLMELSTEGPALLKGVDGEVREALARFGLYYGQAFQMRDDYLDLMGTPEALGKPVGGDVREGKATLITLLLMERFPEVREVLRRKGRREGDLDRLRMLAWESGVAEEVERRIRERALLAAAALKPLPPSPYKEALEALALKEAERLS; from the coding sequence GTGACGGTCCTTGCCGACCTCGAGGCCCCCCTCCTCCGCTTTGAGGAGGCCCTTTCTGAGCTGGTCCAGTCCGACGTCCTCTTCGTGCGCCTCATCCACCAGGACCTGGTGACGGCGGGGGGGAAGCGCATCCGCCCCCGCTTGGTCTTTCTGGCCTCGAGGGCCCTCGGGGGGGCACCCTTTGAGATGGAGCTGGCCCTGGCGGTGGAGCTTCTCCACTCCGCCACCCTGCTCCACGACGACCTCATCGACGACGCGGAGACCCGCAGGGGCAAAGAGGCGGCCTTCCGCCGCTACGGGAACGCGGTTTCGGTGCTCTCCGGGGACTTCCTTCTCTCCCGCCTCCTCCACGTGATCGCCAAGACCGGGCGCATGGAGCTGGTGGAGCGCTTCGCCCAGGTGGCCAAGACCTTGAGCGAAGGGGAGGTTTTGCAGTTCCAGGTGGCCGCTTTGGAGGACTACTCCCTGGAGATCTACGAGCGCATCATCACCGCCAAAACGGCGGTACTTATGGAACTCAGCACGGAAGGCCCCGCCCTCCTCAAAGGGGTGGATGGGGAGGTGCGGGAAGCCTTGGCCCGCTTTGGCCTTTACTATGGCCAGGCCTTCCAGATGCGGGACGATTACCTGGACCTTATGGGTACTCCCGAGGCCTTGGGCAAACCGGTGGGGGGGGATGTGCGGGAGGGGAAGGCCACGTTGATCACCCTCCTCCTCATGGAGCGCTTTCCCGAGGTGCGGGAGGTTCTAAGGCGGAAGGGAAGGCGCGAAGGGGACCTGGACCGCCTGCGCATGCTGGCTTGGGAAAGCGGGGTGGCGGAGGAGGTGGAAAGGCGTATCCGGGAGAGGGCGCTTCTGGCCGCGGCGGCCCTCAAGCCCCTTCCTCCCTCCCCCTACAAGGAGGCCCTCGAGGCCCTGGCCTTAAAGGAAGCCGAGCGTCTTTCCTGA
- a CDS encoding redox-sensing transcriptional repressor Rex, whose translation MKVPSAAISRLVTYLRILEELEAKGVHRTSSEQLAEEAQVTAFQVRKDLSYFGSYGTRGVGYTVPVLKRELRHILGLNRKWGLCIVGMGRLGSALADYPGFGESFELRGFFDVDPEKIGRPVRGGVIEPVDLLPQRVPGRIEIALLTVPREAAQEAADRLVAAGIKGILNFAPTVLEVPKEVAVENVDFLAGLARLSFAILNPKWREEMMG comes from the coding sequence ATGAAGGTTCCCAGTGCAGCCATCAGCCGGTTGGTCACGTACCTGCGCATCCTGGAGGAGCTGGAGGCCAAGGGGGTTCACCGCACCAGCTCCGAGCAGCTGGCGGAGGAGGCCCAGGTGACGGCGTTTCAGGTACGGAAGGACCTTTCCTACTTCGGTTCCTACGGCACCCGGGGGGTGGGCTACACGGTGCCCGTGCTCAAGCGGGAGCTCCGCCACATCCTGGGCCTGAACCGAAAGTGGGGCCTGTGCATCGTGGGTATGGGCCGTCTGGGTAGCGCTTTGGCCGACTACCCCGGGTTTGGGGAAAGCTTTGAGCTCCGGGGATTCTTTGACGTGGATCCGGAGAAGATCGGTCGCCCGGTGCGGGGTGGGGTCATCGAGCCCGTGGACCTCCTGCCCCAAAGGGTGCCGGGACGCATCGAGATCGCCCTCCTCACCGTGCCCCGGGAGGCGGCCCAGGAAGCCGCCGATCGCTTGGTGGCTGCGGGGATCAAGGGCATCCTGAACTTCGCCCCCACGGTGCTGGAGGTGCCCAAGGAGGTGGCGGTGGAGAACGTGGACTTCCTGGCCGGCCTAGCTAGGCTTAGCTTTGCTATACTGAATCCCAAGTGGCGAGAGGAGATGATGGGATGA
- a CDS encoding SPOR domain-containing protein, whose product MRWLRENWLDFLIFLLIALVAAGIVLYLTGINPFSRPRVSASPMPGPSVTSSPPPSPVQPPKGEPAPQAPSPEPVVTVLPLPQAPVESKPAPQEKPIASPGGSPPSAPAPSAPVPGGTYRVAVGAFANPENAARLRQELAQKGYPARLEPSGNLTRVVVGPYASEAEAKRAAEALAAYGAQVYRGQGAAPPASGTLYLQVGAFQKEENALALAAKLKEVGLPVVLVKDGVYRVRVGPVAEEDKEALKAKVQALGFEALEVR is encoded by the coding sequence ATGCGTTGGCTAAGGGAAAACTGGCTGGACTTCCTCATTTTTCTCCTCATCGCTCTGGTGGCGGCGGGCATTGTCCTTTACCTCACCGGAATCAATCCCTTTTCCCGGCCAAGGGTGAGCGCTTCGCCCATGCCCGGGCCTTCGGTCACCTCCTCGCCCCCTCCTTCCCCGGTCCAGCCTCCCAAGGGGGAGCCTGCCCCCCAGGCACCCTCCCCTGAACCCGTGGTCACCGTGCTTCCCCTACCCCAGGCCCCGGTGGAGTCCAAGCCAGCACCCCAGGAAAAACCCATAGCCTCGCCTGGAGGATCCCCTCCAAGCGCACCTGCTCCTTCGGCACCCGTGCCGGGTGGAACCTACCGGGTGGCGGTGGGGGCCTTTGCCAATCCGGAAAACGCGGCCAGGCTTCGCCAGGAGCTGGCCCAGAAAGGGTACCCGGCTCGCCTGGAGCCTTCGGGAAACCTGACCCGGGTGGTGGTGGGTCCGTACGCCTCCGAAGCCGAGGCCAAACGGGCGGCGGAGGCCTTGGCCGCCTACGGGGCTCAGGTGTACCGTGGCCAGGGAGCGGCCCCGCCGGCCTCGGGTACCCTTTACCTCCAGGTGGGGGCTTTCCAGAAGGAGGAAAACGCCCTAGCGCTGGCCGCGAAGCTCAAGGAAGTGGGCCTGCCTGTGGTTCTGGTGAAGGATGGGGTCTACCGGGTGCGGGTGGGCCCGGTGGCCGAGGAGGATAAAGAAGCGCTCAAGGCTAAGGTGCAGGCCTTGGGCTTCGAGGCCCTGGAGGTGCGATGA
- a CDS encoding tetratricopeptide repeat protein, with protein sequence MTRPFPKVLPLLLGLGLALAQTPLERAESLFKAGEYAQAVLAYEEVLAQDYGRFEAHLGLGVSLFRLGRLEEARFAFDQMVRVFPDRYEGHYNLGQVYLRLGKPKEAAEAFAKAVELSPTEEAYLGWASALAEAGQAKEAAEVLRKGLTPERSPAYHLALAQALYAAGARAEAVPVLYGLLNREPGLAEGWDLLARILAEEGLKERALRELDRGLKAVEGKARARLLLRKALLSSRPEPLLKEAYALDPSLWEAAYLLGQARLEAGDAKGALDYLLSAYRASPEPQVALALAAAYLRLKDYRNAYRYAEEAGPPGSFLKAQAAYALGRKEEALKLLEGLVAPEAQALRGALLLEMGRLEEALALLRPLYESGRNPEVGVNLAAALVALGRFGDAELVLREVLQRVPKQAAAWYNLGLALRGLGREAEADRALAQAAALGSKEAQALLRR encoded by the coding sequence ATGACGAGACCTTTTCCCAAAGTCCTCCCCCTTCTCCTGGGGCTGGGTCTGGCTTTGGCGCAGACCCCCTTGGAACGGGCGGAATCGCTATTTAAAGCTGGGGAGTATGCCCAGGCCGTCCTGGCTTATGAGGAGGTTTTAGCCCAGGACTATGGCCGCTTTGAGGCCCATCTGGGCCTTGGGGTAAGCCTCTTCCGCTTGGGCCGCCTCGAGGAGGCCCGCTTCGCCTTTGACCAGATGGTCCGGGTTTTCCCCGACCGTTACGAGGGCCATTACAACCTGGGCCAGGTGTACCTGCGCCTAGGAAAGCCCAAGGAGGCAGCGGAGGCCTTTGCCAAGGCGGTGGAGCTTTCCCCCACGGAGGAAGCCTACCTGGGGTGGGCCAGCGCCCTCGCCGAGGCAGGCCAGGCCAAGGAGGCGGCAGAGGTTTTGCGCAAAGGGCTTACCCCGGAGCGGAGCCCTGCCTACCACCTGGCCCTGGCCCAGGCCCTTTACGCTGCAGGGGCCCGGGCCGAAGCGGTGCCGGTGCTCTATGGCCTTCTCAACCGGGAACCCGGGTTGGCCGAGGGCTGGGACCTGCTGGCCCGCATTCTGGCGGAGGAGGGCTTGAAGGAAAGGGCCCTGAGGGAGCTGGACCGGGGTCTTAAGGCGGTGGAGGGGAAGGCCAGGGCGAGACTCCTTCTGCGCAAGGCCCTTCTTTCCTCCCGCCCGGAACCCCTCCTTAAGGAGGCCTACGCCCTGGATCCTTCCCTATGGGAGGCCGCCTATCTCCTGGGGCAGGCTCGCCTCGAGGCGGGGGATGCCAAGGGGGCCCTGGACTACCTGCTTTCCGCCTACCGGGCCAGCCCCGAGCCTCAAGTGGCCTTGGCTCTGGCGGCGGCCTACCTGCGGCTTAAGGACTATAGGAACGCCTACCGGTATGCGGAGGAAGCGGGTCCTCCGGGGAGCTTCCTCAAGGCCCAGGCCGCCTACGCCTTGGGCCGGAAGGAGGAGGCTTTAAAGCTACTTGAGGGGCTTGTGGCCCCAGAGGCCCAGGCCCTTAGGGGTGCCTTGTTGCTGGAGATGGGCCGGCTCGAGGAAGCCCTGGCCCTCCTCCGCCCCCTCTACGAGTCCGGTCGCAATCCGGAGGTGGGGGTCAATCTGGCGGCAGCTTTGGTGGCCTTGGGGCGGTTTGGTGATGCGGAGCTGGTGCTGAGAGAGGTGTTGCAAAGGGTGCCCAAGCAGGCAGCAGCCTGGTATAACCTGGGCCTGGCCCTACGGGGCCTGGGCCGGGAGGCGGAAGCAGACCGGGCCTTGGCTCAAGCAGCGGCTTTGGGTTCAAAGGAGGCCCAGGCCTTGCTTCGGAGGTAG
- a CDS encoding HNH endonuclease, producing the protein MDLDAPRVLVLNAAYEVLGLASIKRSVLLVLSGGAEMLSESGRYLHTPSTRIPVPSVIRLKRLVRRGPSRIPLNRRNILRRDRYTCQYCGRQGGELTVDHVLPRSRGGRSTWENLVAACRSCNLKKGDRTPEEAGMRLLKPPRAPKAPLFLSDLKEVPEDWQPYLQAWLS; encoded by the coding sequence CTGGACCTGGACGCCCCCCGGGTCTTGGTTCTGAACGCCGCCTACGAGGTCTTGGGGCTTGCCAGCATCAAGCGAAGCGTCCTCCTGGTGCTTTCCGGGGGGGCGGAGATGCTCTCGGAAAGCGGGCGCTACCTGCACACCCCCTCCACCCGGATCCCGGTCCCCAGCGTCATCCGCTTGAAGCGCCTGGTGCGGCGGGGGCCAAGCCGCATCCCCCTAAACCGCCGCAACATCCTGAGGCGGGACCGCTACACCTGCCAGTACTGCGGCCGCCAGGGAGGGGAGCTCACCGTGGACCACGTGCTTCCCAGAAGCCGGGGAGGGAGGAGTACCTGGGAGAACCTGGTGGCCGCCTGCCGCTCCTGCAACCTGAAGAAGGGGGACCGCACCCCCGAGGAGGCGGGGATGCGCCTGCTAAAGCCTCCTCGGGCGCCCAAGGCGCCCCTTTTTCTTTCCGACCTGAAGGAGGTCCCCGAGGACTGGCAGCCTTACCTCCAGGCCTGGTTGTCCTAA
- a CDS encoding DMT family transporter, with protein sequence MGYLYLLLAAFLWGLIGPVSRLAFQEGLTPLAVAFFRAGIAWVFFGLHALFLRQVRVEKRDVLPLLFFGLVGVSLFYGSYQLAVVYGGAALASVLLYTAPAWVALLSLVVLKEPLDRTGLWAVALTLLGVGLMGVGGGSGVRVLSLALFFGLLSGFTYALYYIFGKLYLPRYATPTLFLYALPVGALGLLPWVEFVPLSPRAMEALLFLGVFSTYGAYLAYYAGLRRLPATRASVVATLEPVVANLFAFLLFREVLSLWAYLGAGLVLLAVILTVRR encoded by the coding sequence ATGGGCTACCTCTACCTGCTCCTGGCTGCTTTCCTTTGGGGTCTCATCGGCCCTGTAAGCCGCCTGGCCTTTCAGGAGGGGCTTACCCCCCTGGCCGTGGCCTTTTTCCGGGCAGGTATTGCCTGGGTTTTCTTTGGCCTGCACGCCCTCTTCCTGCGCCAGGTTAGGGTGGAAAAGCGCGATGTCTTGCCCCTCCTTTTTTTCGGTCTGGTGGGGGTTTCCCTCTTTTACGGTTCCTATCAGCTGGCGGTGGTCTACGGGGGGGCGGCCTTGGCCTCCGTCCTCCTGTACACGGCCCCGGCCTGGGTGGCCCTCCTTTCCCTGGTGGTCCTGAAGGAGCCCCTGGACCGCACCGGCCTTTGGGCGGTGGCCCTGACCCTGCTGGGGGTGGGGCTTATGGGCGTGGGGGGAGGAAGCGGGGTGCGGGTCCTCTCCCTCGCCCTTTTCTTTGGGCTCCTTTCCGGCTTCACCTACGCGCTTTACTACATCTTCGGCAAGCTCTACCTTCCCCGCTACGCCACCCCCACCCTTTTCCTCTACGCCCTGCCCGTGGGGGCCTTGGGGCTTCTGCCCTGGGTGGAGTTCGTTCCTTTGAGCCCAAGGGCCATGGAGGCCTTGCTCTTTTTGGGGGTATTTTCCACATACGGGGCCTATCTGGCCTATTACGCAGGGTTGAGGCGCCTTCCCGCCACCCGGGCCAGCGTGGTGGCCACCCTCGAGCCCGTGGTGGCCAACCTGTTCGCCTTCCTCCTCTTCAGGGAGGTGCTTTCCCTCTGGGCCTACCTGGGGGCAGGCTTGGTGCTTTTGGCGGTGATCCTCACGGTGCGGCGCTAG
- a CDS encoding DNA cytosine methyltransferase has protein sequence MSARTLFALLVLLLLVLFSWLNWGEITKPTSLSLGLTRIEAPLGLVLVVALGIVSLLYLIFTIGLETAALLEVRRYARELLHYKKLAEEAEESRYTELRRYLEEELKRLSEVEREEIRALEARIAETLEKHGNTLAAYIGELEDQLLRLLQGRGGEST, from the coding sequence ATGAGCGCGCGGACCCTTTTTGCCCTCCTTGTCCTCCTTCTTTTGGTCCTCTTCTCCTGGCTCAACTGGGGAGAGATCACCAAACCCACCTCCTTGTCCCTGGGCCTCACCCGGATTGAAGCCCCTTTGGGCTTGGTCCTGGTGGTGGCCTTGGGGATAGTTTCCCTCCTCTACCTCATCTTCACCATCGGCTTGGAAACCGCCGCCCTTCTGGAGGTGAGGCGCTACGCCCGGGAGCTTCTCCACTACAAGAAGCTGGCCGAGGAGGCGGAAGAAAGCCGTTATACCGAGCTCAGGCGCTACCTGGAAGAGGAACTCAAGCGGCTTTCGGAGGTGGAAAGGGAGGAGATCCGGGCCCTCGAGGCCCGTATCGCCGAAACCTTGGAAAAGCACGGGAACACCCTGGCCGCCTACATCGGCGAGCTGGAGGACCAGCTCCTAAGGCTCCTCCAGGGACGGGGGGGAGAAAGCACCTAA
- the rplQ gene encoding 50S ribosomal protein L17, which yields MRHLKSGRKLNRHSSHRLALYRNQAKSLLTHGRITTTVPKAKELTGFVDHLIHLAKRGDLHARRLVLRDLQDVKLVRKLFDEIAPKYQNRAGGYTRVLKLAERRRGDRAPLALVELVE from the coding sequence ATGCGCCACCTGAAGTCTGGAAGAAAGCTGAACCGCCACTCTTCCCACCGCCTGGCCCTTTACCGCAACCAGGCCAAGAGCCTTCTCACCCACGGCCGCATTACCACCACCGTGCCCAAGGCCAAGGAGCTCACCGGCTTCGTGGACCACCTCATCCACCTGGCCAAGCGGGGGGATCTGCACGCCCGCCGCCTGGTGCTCCGTGACCTACAGGACGTGAAGCTGGTGCGGAAGCTCTTCGACGAGATCGCCCCCAAGTACCAGAACCGGGCCGGGGGGTACACCCGGGTGCTCAAGCTGGCGGAGCGCCGACGGGGGGACAGGGCGCCCTTGGCCTTGGTGGAGCTGGTGGAGTAA